Proteins from a single region of Pseudomonas sp. 10S4:
- a CDS encoding efflux RND transporter permease subunit, whose translation MNLSGPFIKRPVATMLLSLAIMLLGGVSFGLLPVAPLPQMDFPVIVVQASLAGASPEVMASTVATPLERSFGSIAGVNTMSSRSSQGSTRVILQFDMDRDINGAAREVQAAINASRNLLPSGMRSMPTYKKVNPSQAPIMVLSLTSDVLEKGQLYDLASTILSQSLSQVQGVGEVQIGGSSLPAVRIELEPQALNQYGVALDDVRNTIANANVRRPKGSVEDDQRLWQVQANDQLEKAKDYESLIIHYNNGAALRLKDVAKVSDGVEDRYNSGFFNNDAAVLLVINRQAGANIIETVNEIKAQLPALQAVLPASVKLNLAMDRSPVIKATLHEAEMTLLIAVALVILVVYLFLGNFRASLIPTLAVPVSLVGTFAVMYLYGFSLNNLSLMALILATGLVVDDAIVVLENISRHIDEGVPPMKAAYLGAQEVGFTLLSMNVSLVAVFLSILFMGGIIESLFREFSITLAASIVVSLIVSLTLTPMLCARWLKPHTPGQENRLQRWSQRVNEWLVAKYATSLDWVLRHRRLTLLSLLITVGVNVALYVVVPKTFMPQQDTGQLIGFVRGDDGLSFSVMQPKMETFRRAVLKDDAVQSVAGFIGGTNGTNNAFMLVRLKPIKARNISAQKVIERLRKEMPKVAGAQLMLMADQDLQFGGGREQTTSQYSYIIQSADLGSLREWYPKVVTALRALPELTAIDAREGRGAQQVTLIVDRDQAKRLGVDMDMVTAVLNNAYAQRQISTIYDSLNQYQVVMEVNPIYAQDPITLKQVQVITSTGARIPLSTIAHYENSLEDDRVSHEGQFASESISFDMAEGVTVEQGTAAIERAIAKLGMPEDVIVKMAGTADAFAATQKTQPFMILGALVAVYLVLGVLYESYIHPLTILSTLPSAGVGALLSIYALGGEFSLISLLGLFLLIGVVKKNAILMIDLALQLERHQGMSPLDSIRSACLQRLRPILMTTLAAILGALPLLLSRAEGAEMRQPLGLTIIGGLIFSQVLTLYTTPVVYLYLDKLRHGFNKWRGVRTDAALETPL comes from the coding sequence ATGAACCTGTCCGGACCTTTCATCAAGCGCCCGGTCGCGACCATGTTGCTGAGCCTGGCGATCATGCTGCTGGGCGGTGTCAGTTTCGGCCTGTTGCCGGTGGCGCCGTTGCCGCAGATGGACTTCCCGGTGATCGTGGTTCAGGCCAGTCTGGCGGGTGCGAGCCCGGAAGTGATGGCGTCGACCGTGGCCACTCCGCTTGAGCGCTCCTTCGGCTCCATCGCCGGGGTCAACACCATGAGCAGCCGTTCCAGCCAGGGCTCGACCCGGGTGATTTTGCAGTTCGACATGGACCGCGACATCAACGGCGCGGCGCGGGAAGTGCAAGCGGCGATCAACGCCTCGCGCAACCTGCTGCCGAGCGGGATGCGCAGCATGCCGACCTACAAGAAGGTCAACCCCTCGCAAGCACCGATCATGGTGTTGTCGCTGACCTCGGACGTGTTGGAGAAAGGTCAGCTCTACGACCTGGCCTCGACCATTCTGTCCCAGAGCTTGTCCCAGGTGCAGGGCGTAGGTGAAGTGCAGATCGGCGGCAGCTCCTTGCCAGCGGTGCGCATCGAGCTCGAACCCCAGGCGCTGAACCAGTACGGCGTGGCGCTGGACGATGTGCGCAATACCATCGCCAACGCCAACGTGCGCCGCCCGAAAGGCTCGGTCGAAGATGACCAGCGTTTGTGGCAGGTCCAGGCCAATGATCAACTGGAAAAGGCCAAGGATTACGAATCGCTGATCATCCACTACAACAACGGCGCGGCCCTGCGCCTGAAGGATGTGGCCAAGGTCAGCGATGGCGTCGAGGACCGCTACAACAGCGGCTTCTTCAACAATGATGCGGCGGTGCTGCTGGTGATCAACCGCCAGGCCGGCGCCAACATCATCGAGACGGTCAACGAGATCAAGGCGCAGTTGCCGGCGTTGCAGGCGGTGTTGCCGGCCAGCGTCAAACTGAACCTGGCGATGGACCGGTCGCCGGTGATCAAGGCAACGTTGCACGAAGCGGAAATGACCCTGCTGATCGCCGTGGCGCTGGTGATTCTGGTGGTGTACCTGTTTCTCGGTAACTTCCGTGCCTCGCTGATTCCGACGCTGGCGGTGCCGGTGTCGCTGGTCGGTACTTTTGCGGTGATGTACCTGTACGGATTTTCCCTGAACAACCTGTCGCTGATGGCGCTGATCCTGGCTACCGGGCTGGTGGTGGACGATGCCATCGTGGTGCTGGAGAACATTTCCCGGCACATCGACGAAGGCGTGCCGCCGATGAAAGCGGCGTACCTCGGCGCCCAGGAAGTCGGCTTCACCTTGTTGTCGATGAACGTCTCGCTGGTGGCGGTGTTCCTGTCGATCCTGTTTATGGGCGGGATCATCGAAAGCCTGTTTCGCGAATTTTCCATTACCCTGGCGGCGTCCATCGTGGTGTCGCTGATCGTGTCGTTGACCCTGACGCCAATGCTCTGCGCGCGTTGGCTCAAGCCGCACACACCGGGTCAGGAAAACCGTCTGCAACGCTGGAGCCAGCGCGTCAATGAATGGCTGGTCGCCAAATACGCCACCAGCCTCGACTGGGTGCTGCGTCACCGGCGCCTGACATTGCTCAGCCTGCTCATCACCGTGGGTGTCAACGTCGCGTTGTACGTAGTGGTGCCGAAAACCTTCATGCCGCAACAGGACACCGGTCAACTGATCGGATTCGTCCGTGGCGACGACGGGCTGTCGTTCAGCGTGATGCAGCCGAAGATGGAGACCTTCCGACGCGCCGTGCTCAAGGACGATGCGGTGCAAAGCGTGGCCGGTTTCATCGGCGGCACCAACGGCACGAATAACGCCTTCATGCTGGTGCGCTTGAAGCCGATCAAGGCGCGCAATATTTCTGCGCAAAAGGTCATCGAACGTCTGCGCAAGGAAATGCCCAAGGTCGCCGGCGCTCAGCTGATGCTGATGGCTGACCAGGACCTGCAATTTGGTGGCGGTCGTGAACAGACCACCTCGCAGTACTCCTACATCATTCAAAGCGCCGACCTGGGCTCGTTGCGCGAGTGGTACCCGAAAGTCGTCACCGCGCTGCGGGCCTTGCCGGAGTTGACGGCGATTGACGCCCGCGAAGGTCGTGGCGCGCAACAGGTGACGCTGATTGTCGACCGCGACCAGGCCAAACGCCTGGGAGTCGACATGGACATGGTCACGGCGGTATTGAACAACGCCTATGCCCAGCGACAGATTTCGACAATCTACGACAGCCTCAACCAGTATCAGGTAGTGATGGAGGTCAATCCGATATACGCCCAGGATCCGATCACCCTCAAGCAAGTCCAAGTGATCACTTCTACCGGCGCGCGCATTCCCCTGTCGACCATCGCTCACTACGAAAATAGCCTGGAAGACGACCGGGTCAGCCACGAAGGCCAGTTCGCTTCCGAAAGCATCTCCTTCGACATGGCCGAAGGCGTGACAGTGGAGCAGGGCACCGCGGCTATCGAGCGGGCGATTGCCAAGCTCGGCATGCCGGAAGACGTGATCGTGAAAATGGCCGGGACCGCCGACGCTTTCGCCGCCACCCAGAAGACCCAGCCATTCATGATTCTCGGCGCGCTGGTGGCGGTGTATCTGGTGTTGGGCGTGCTGTATGAAAGTTACATTCACCCGCTGACGATTCTGTCGACGCTGCCGTCGGCTGGGGTCGGTGCGTTGCTGTCGATCTATGCGTTGGGCGGGGAGTTCAGCCTGATCTCGTTGTTGGGGCTGTTCCTGTTGATCGGGGTGGTGAAGAAAAACGCCATTCTGATGATCGACCTCGCGTTGCAACTGGAGCGGCATCAGGGCATGAGTCCGCTGGATTCGATTCGCAGTGCCTGCCTGCAACGTCTGCGGCCCATTCTGATGACCACCCTGGCGGCGATCCTCGGTGCACTGCCGTTGCTGCTCAGCCGTGCCGAAGGCGCGGAAATGCGTCAGCCGCTGGGCCTGACTATCATCGGCGGGCTGATTTTCAGCCAGGTGCTGACGCTTTACACCACCCCGGTGGTTTACCTCTATCTCGACAAACTGCGCCATGGTTTCAACAAATGGCGTGGGGTACGTACCGATGCAGCTCTGGAAACTCCGCTATGA
- a CDS encoding efflux transporter outer membrane subunit produces MTDRSLITLAAPIAMARGSRLLSLALCVAMLSACAVGPDYQRPPTAEPAQYKQAEGWRQANPSDSLARGAWWELYGDQQLNGLIEKLNNSNQTVAQAEARYRQSQALVSTARAAFYPTVDLSAGKTRSSQGAGSSSSSLSSSASGIRDTYNAQLGVSWEADVWGKLRRGLEANEATAEASFADLAAMRLSQQSELVQNYLQLRVIDQQKRLLESTVTAYERSLQMTQNQYRAGVSGRDAVAQAQTQLKTTQANLVDLIWQRAQFENAIAVLIGQAPAEFNLAETEDIPKLPQIPLSLPSQLLERRPDIASAERSVIAANANIGVAKAAYYPDLSLSLSGGYSSSTSSNLFSLPNRFWSVGPKVTLPLFDGGARSAEVDRNEALYDETVAKYRQTVLDGFREVENYLVQLKVYENEATVRQEALDAARDSLRLTQNQYKAGLIAYLDVVVVQATALSNEQSVLTVLQSRLIASVQLIAALGGGWDGQLQVSDKE; encoded by the coding sequence ATGACTGACCGTTCGCTTATCACTCTGGCTGCACCAATCGCCATGGCCCGTGGCTCGCGTTTGTTGAGCCTGGCGCTGTGTGTGGCCATGCTCAGCGCTTGCGCCGTCGGCCCGGACTACCAGCGCCCACCAACCGCGGAACCGGCGCAGTACAAGCAAGCCGAGGGCTGGCGTCAGGCCAATCCCAGCGATTCCCTGGCCCGTGGCGCCTGGTGGGAGTTGTACGGCGATCAGCAGCTCAACGGCCTGATCGAGAAACTCAACAACTCCAACCAGACCGTCGCCCAGGCCGAAGCCCGGTATCGGCAGTCCCAGGCCTTGGTCAGCACTGCCCGTGCCGCGTTTTACCCAACGGTTGACTTGAGCGCGGGCAAAACCCGCTCCAGTCAGGGCGCCGGCAGCAGCAGTTCCAGCCTGAGCAGTTCCGCCAGCGGTATTCGCGACACCTACAACGCTCAGTTGGGCGTCAGTTGGGAAGCGGACGTCTGGGGCAAACTGCGTCGCGGGCTGGAGGCCAACGAGGCCACGGCCGAAGCAAGCTTCGCCGACCTCGCGGCCATGCGCCTGAGCCAGCAGTCGGAGCTGGTGCAGAACTATTTGCAGTTACGGGTGATCGATCAGCAGAAGCGCCTTCTGGAATCAACAGTCACGGCGTACGAGCGTTCGCTGCAAATGACCCAGAACCAGTACCGCGCCGGCGTGTCCGGGCGTGATGCGGTGGCCCAGGCCCAGACTCAGCTCAAAACCACCCAGGCCAACCTGGTGGACCTGATCTGGCAACGTGCCCAGTTCGAAAACGCCATCGCCGTACTGATCGGCCAGGCGCCGGCCGAGTTCAATCTGGCGGAAACCGAGGACATCCCGAAACTGCCGCAGATTCCCCTGAGCCTGCCGTCGCAGCTACTTGAACGCCGCCCGGACATCGCTTCCGCCGAGCGCTCGGTGATTGCCGCCAACGCCAACATCGGTGTGGCGAAAGCCGCTTACTACCCGGATTTGAGCCTGAGCCTCAGTGGCGGTTACAGCAGCAGTACGTCCAGCAACCTGTTCAGCTTGCCGAACCGCTTCTGGTCGGTGGGGCCGAAAGTGACGTTGCCACTGTTTGACGGTGGCGCGCGCTCGGCAGAAGTTGATCGCAACGAAGCGCTCTACGATGAAACCGTGGCCAAGTACCGCCAGACCGTGCTCGACGGCTTCCGCGAGGTGGAGAACTACCTGGTGCAGCTCAAGGTTTATGAAAACGAAGCGACCGTGCGCCAGGAAGCCCTGGACGCGGCGCGCGACTCCTTGCGCCTGACCCAGAACCAGTACAAGGCCGGGTTGATTGCCTACTTGGACGTGGTCGTGGTTCAAGCCACCGCGTTGAGCAATGAACAAAGCGTATTGACCGTGTTGCAGAGCCGATTGATTGCCAGCGTGCAGTTGATTGCGGCGTTGGGTGGCGGTTGGGATGGGCAATTGCAGGTGAGTGACAAGGAATAA
- a CDS encoding putative bifunctional diguanylate cyclase/phosphodiesterase has translation MLIGTYSPTLVFISLCVAILASYTALDLTGRIATTKGLAVHLWTAGGAVAMGIGVWSMHFIGMLAFKLPIDLGYDLGITVLSLVIAILSCGFALWLVSQPKLPAWQLAFGALVMGSGISAMHYTGMAAMLMQPGIDYDPTLFSASLLIAIGASAAALWIAFRLRQHTPYVGLIRGGAAVIMGFAIVGMHYTGMAAARFPDGSFCGAALSGLSGKGLDNLVLITTLAVLSIALLTSILDARLETRTADLAHSLTEANRELTQLALHDTLTGLPNRTLLADRIELAMSKVQEQGGCFALMFIDLDGFKPVNDAFGHHMGDQLLREVGLRLREDLRSQDTLARIGGDEFVLLVRLSEPNDALSLAARQVGLIARSFRVAEHDLQISASVGIALYPGNGQTAQELLMNADAAMYHAKGAGKNGYSFFDASMNSNARKQLQLLQDLRAALEQQQFSLYYQPKFDASNGRPVGAEALLRWEHPTQGMLLPDKFIELAEKTGLIIPIGEWVLNEACRQMREWYVLGYTDWRIAVNLSALQFCHAGLVQSVAKALAMHHLPANSLTLEITETTAMSDADASMTVLRELSEMGVDLSIDDFGTGYSSLMYLKRLPANELKIDRGFVRDLEHDSDDAAIVSAIVALGQALGLRIVAEGVETGVQQDFLTKLGCDSLQGYLLGHPLPAERFMIDIHRGEQQATG, from the coding sequence ATGCTCATCGGCACTTATTCCCCCACGCTGGTCTTCATCTCGCTGTGCGTGGCGATTCTCGCCTCGTATACCGCCCTGGACCTCACCGGTCGGATTGCCACCACCAAAGGCCTGGCCGTCCACCTGTGGACCGCAGGCGGGGCGGTCGCCATGGGCATTGGCGTCTGGTCGATGCATTTCATCGGCATGCTCGCGTTCAAATTGCCGATTGATCTGGGCTACGACCTCGGCATCACCGTGCTCTCGCTGGTCATCGCCATCCTGTCCTGCGGCTTTGCCTTGTGGCTGGTCAGTCAGCCGAAGCTGCCGGCCTGGCAACTGGCCTTTGGCGCGCTGGTCATGGGCAGCGGGATCAGCGCCATGCATTACACCGGCATGGCGGCCATGCTCATGCAGCCAGGCATCGATTACGACCCGACCTTGTTCAGCGCCTCGCTGCTGATTGCCATCGGGGCCTCGGCGGCGGCGTTGTGGATTGCCTTCCGCCTGCGCCAGCACACGCCATACGTGGGCCTGATCCGTGGCGGCGCTGCGGTGATCATGGGTTTTGCCATTGTCGGCATGCACTACACCGGCATGGCGGCAGCGCGGTTCCCGGACGGCAGCTTCTGCGGAGCAGCCCTCAGTGGGTTGAGCGGCAAGGGCCTCGACAACCTGGTGTTGATCACCACTCTCGCGGTGTTGAGCATTGCCTTGCTGACCTCGATTCTCGATGCCCGCCTGGAAACGCGCACCGCTGACCTCGCTCACTCGCTGACCGAAGCCAACCGCGAACTCACCCAACTGGCCTTGCACGACACCCTGACCGGCCTGCCGAACCGCACGTTGTTGGCAGACCGCATTGAGTTAGCCATGTCGAAGGTACAGGAGCAGGGCGGTTGTTTTGCGCTGATGTTCATCGATCTGGACGGCTTCAAACCGGTCAACGATGCCTTCGGCCACCACATGGGCGACCAGTTGTTGCGTGAGGTCGGTTTGCGACTGCGCGAAGACTTGCGCAGCCAGGACACCCTGGCGCGGATTGGCGGTGACGAGTTCGTCTTGCTGGTGCGTCTGAGCGAGCCAAACGATGCACTGAGCCTGGCGGCTCGTCAGGTCGGCTTGATCGCGCGCTCGTTCCGGGTGGCCGAACATGACCTGCAGATTTCCGCCAGCGTCGGCATCGCGCTCTACCCGGGCAACGGCCAGACCGCACAAGAACTGCTGATGAATGCCGACGCCGCGATGTACCACGCCAAGGGCGCGGGCAAAAACGGCTACAGCTTCTTCGACGCCTCGATGAACAGCAACGCCCGCAAACAACTGCAACTGCTGCAAGACCTGCGCGCGGCCCTGGAACAGCAACAGTTCAGCCTTTATTACCAACCCAAATTCGACGCCAGCAATGGTCGCCCGGTGGGCGCCGAAGCCTTGCTGCGCTGGGAGCATCCGACCCAGGGCATGCTGTTGCCGGACAAGTTCATAGAGCTGGCGGAAAAGACCGGGTTGATCATTCCCATCGGCGAGTGGGTGCTGAACGAAGCCTGCCGGCAGATGCGCGAATGGTACGTGCTCGGCTACACCGACTGGCGCATAGCGGTGAATCTGTCGGCGTTGCAGTTCTGCCACGCAGGCTTGGTCCAGAGCGTGGCCAAAGCCTTGGCCATGCACCATTTGCCAGCCAATAGCCTGACTCTGGAAATCACTGAAACCACCGCCATGAGTGACGCCGACGCGAGCATGACCGTGCTTCGGGAGTTGTCGGAAATGGGCGTCGACCTGTCCATCGACGACTTCGGCACCGGCTATTCGAGCTTGATGTACCTCAAGCGCCTGCCGGCCAACGAACTGAAAATCGACCGTGGGTTTGTTCGCGATCTGGAGCACGACAGCGATGACGCTGCCATCGTTTCGGCGATCGTTGCGCTCGGTCAGGCGCTGGGTTTACGGATTGTCGCGGAAGGGGTCGAGACCGGCGTGCAGCAGGACTTCCTGACCAAACTGGGTTGCGATTCGCTGCAGGGTTACTTGCTGGGGCATCCGCTGCCGGCGGAGCGCTTCATGATCGACATTCACCGTGGCGAGCAACAGGCCACAGGCTGA
- a CDS encoding SDR family oxidoreductase, with protein MEKVIVITGGSRGIGAATALLAAEQGYRICINYQADEKAAQSVLEQVRALGAQAIAVRADVSIEDEVIAMFQRVDTELGRVTALVNNAGTVGHKSRVDEMSEFRILKILKTNVLAPILCAKHAILRMSPKHGGQGGSIVNVSSVAARLGAPSEYVDYAASKGALDTFTIGLSKEVAGEGIRVNAVRPGYIYTDFHALSGDPDRVSKLESAIPMARGGRPDEVAEAIVWLLSDKASYATGTFVDLGGGR; from the coding sequence ATGGAAAAAGTCATCGTCATCACCGGCGGCAGCCGAGGTATCGGCGCCGCCACGGCGTTGTTGGCCGCCGAGCAGGGTTATCGGATCTGTATCAACTATCAAGCTGACGAAAAAGCCGCGCAAAGCGTGCTGGAACAAGTCCGTGCCTTGGGCGCACAAGCGATTGCAGTGCGCGCTGATGTCAGCATCGAAGACGAAGTGATCGCCATGTTCCAACGGGTCGACACTGAACTGGGCCGGGTCACCGCATTGGTGAACAACGCCGGCACCGTCGGGCACAAGTCCCGGGTCGACGAAATGTCCGAATTCCGCATTCTCAAAATCCTCAAGACCAACGTCCTGGCGCCGATCCTCTGCGCCAAGCACGCGATCCTGCGCATGTCGCCCAAGCATGGCGGGCAGGGTGGCAGCATCGTCAATGTGTCGTCGGTGGCTGCACGGTTGGGGGCGCCGAGCGAATACGTGGATTACGCCGCGTCGAAAGGTGCGCTGGATACCTTCACCATTGGCCTTTCGAAGGAAGTGGCGGGCGAGGGGATTCGCGTCAACGCAGTGCGGCCCGGTTACATCTACACCGACTTTCACGCGTTGAGCGGCGACCCGGATCGGGTCAGCAAACTGGAATCGGCGATCCCGATGGCCCGTGGCGGCCGGCCTGATGAAGTGGCAGAGGCGATTGTCTGGTTGTTGTCGGATAAGGCTTCTTATGCGACGGGGACTTTTGTTGATCTTGGTGGTGGGCGTTAA